A genome region from Oryzias latipes chromosome 2, ASM223467v1 includes the following:
- the LOC110016604 gene encoding gastrula zinc finger protein XlCGF57.1: protein METFTYEENESSEADLNNQQSFNETDSQDKEGNQHEESTTTTDEETDPENRDQTIPSFGYLSRFRLHKRIHKKGKHFACKECTKSFSNITYLKSHMRTHTGEKPFSCTECDTSFRQIAHLKSHMRTHTGDKPFSCKECDKSFSQMHSLKRHMRTHTEEKPFSCQGCDKSFSQNNTLKAHMRTHTGEKPFSCKECYRGFSHVSNLNIHMRTHTGEKPFSCKECYRGFTNVSSLKSHMRIHTGEKPFSCKECDRSFSHICALKRHMRIHTGERPFSCKECDRSFTHICALKRHMRTHTGEKPFTCKECDARFSRIAYLKKHMRTHTGEKPFSCKECNKGFSHRSSLKTHMRTHTGDKRFSCKECDTSFSYLSNLETHMRIHTGEKPFSCNKCDKSFSDVSNFKKHMRTHPGDITFPV from the coding sequence atggagacTTTTACTTATGAGGAAAATGAGAGCAGTGAAGCAGATTTAAACAACCAGCAGAGCTTTAATGAAACTGATAGTCAGGATaaagaaggaaaccaacatgaagaatcgacaacaactacagatgaagagacagacccagaGAACAGAGATCAGACGATCCCAAGTTTTGGTTACTTGTCTCGATTTAGACTTCATAAGAGAATCCATAAAAAAGGGAAGCATTTTGCTTGTAAGGAATGTACTAAAAGTTTTAGTAATATAACCTATCTCAAATCACATATGCGAACccatacaggagaaaagcctttttcttgtacagAATGTGATACAAGTTTTAGACAAATAGCCCATCTGAaatcacacatgagaactcacacaggagataagcctttttcttgtaaagaatgtgacaaaAGCTTTAGTCAGATGCATagtctcaaaagacacatgagaactcacacagaagagaagcctttttcttgtcaaGGATGTGACAAAAGCTTTAGTCAGAATAATACTCTTAaagcacacatgagaactcatactggagaaaagcctttttcttgtaaagaatgttaTAGAGGTTTTTCTCATGTATCTAATCTCAATAttcacatgagaactcatacaggagaaaagcctttttcttgtaaagaatgttaTAGAGGTTTTACTAATGTATCTAGTCTCAAAAGTCACATGAGAattcatacaggagaaaagcctttttcttgtaaagaatgtgatagaAGTTTTAGTCATatatgtgctttaaaaagacacatgagaattcatacaggagaaaggcctttttcttgtaaagaatgtgatagaAGTTTTACTCATatatgtgctttaaaaagacacatgagaactcatacaggagagaagccttttacTTGTAAGGAATGTGATGCAAGGTTTAGTCGTATAGCTTatctcaaaaaacacatgagaactcacacaggagagaagcctttttcttgtaaggaATGTAACAAAGGTTTTAGTCATAGATCTAGTcttaaaacacacatgagaactcacacaggagataAGCGTTTTTCTTGTAAGGAATGTGATACAAGTTTTAGTTATTTATCTAATCTTGAAACACACATGAGAATccatacaggagaaaagcctttctCTTGTAACAAATGTGACAAAAGTTTCAGTGATGTATCTAATTTCAAgaaacacatgagaactcacccAGGAGATATAACCTTTCCTGTGTAA